A window of Candidatus Omnitrophota bacterium contains these coding sequences:
- a CDS encoding transposase, whose amino-acid sequence MPRIKRIVSCNSALHVICRGNNKNNVFHCDNDKLRYYSLLNELKNENKIDILHYCLMDNHVHLILNLKPESKLSRFMKQLNLTYFYYYSKLYDYCGHLWQDRFKSNIIEVDSYLLQCGKYIELNPVRAGVVSHPAEYRFSSYNCYAKGKPDSLITLSPAYLGLSDSATSRQKQFIDFVIDGSIINSDVLAKKLYIGSQAFIDKLQEYYQTKNRRDSKGRPPKDKY is encoded by the coding sequence ATGCCAAGGATTAAACGAATAGTCTCTTGTAATTCAGCTTTACATGTTATTTGTAGGGGGAATAACAAGAATAATGTATTTCATTGTGATAATGATAAATTAAGGTATTATTCTTTGTTAAATGAATTAAAGAATGAAAATAAAATAGATATTTTACATTACTGTTTGATGGATAATCATGTTCACTTAATCTTAAATCTTAAGCCGGAAAGTAAATTGTCAAGATTCATGAAACAGCTAAATTTAACTTACTTTTATTATTATAGTAAATTATATGATTACTGTGGCCATTTATGGCAAGATAGGTTTAAAAGCAACATTATTGAGGTCGATTCTTATCTATTACAGTGCGGAAAATATATTGAACTGAATCCTGTGCGCGCGGGAGTGGTCAGCCATCCAGCAGAGTATCGTTTCTCTAGTTATAATTGCTATGCGAAAGGTAAACCAGATTCGCTTATTACCCTAAGCCCGGCTTATTTGGGATTATCTGATTCCGCTACCTCAAGGCAAAAGCAATTTATTGATTTTGTAATTGATGGCAGTATAATTAATTCAGATGTACTCGCGAAAAAACTGTATATTGGCAGCCAAGCTTTTATCGATAAGTTACAGGAATATTATCAGACGAAGAATAGGAGAGATAGCAAAGGAAGGCCGCCCAAAGACAAATATTAG
- a CDS encoding M48 family metallopeptidase → MNSQVKEDTLGKAKEYSSLKYALVIIDTIYLLVLLFVFVGLGFSKNLALFVLSLSANNYFVIPAYLFLLSVIYLFFSFPLNFYGSYYVEHKFNLSNQKLSNWFIDQLKSFILSYIIGLVLLSAFYFILNRFQQNWWLVISLFWILFSLILAKLTPTIIIPLFFKYKKLSDESLRERIMNLAKKMGVSLLDCFEIDLSSKSLKANAAFVGLGRSRRVLLADTLKDKYSQEEIEVILAHEFAHYKLKHLTKLIIVNSLATFLVFYLIFITNHFVLNLFGFDSLSQISALPIVFIYFVLFGVISQPLTCFYSRVLEREADKLALKTTGMKEAFISTMDKLATQNLADRNPHPIIKFFFFDHPPIDERIKLAK, encoded by the coding sequence ATGAATTCTCAGGTTAAGGAAGATACTCTTGGTAAAGCAAAAGAGTATTCTTCCTTAAAATATGCACTAGTAATTATTGATACAATATATTTACTGGTGCTTTTGTTTGTTTTTGTTGGTTTAGGGTTTTCTAAGAATCTGGCGCTTTTTGTTTTAAGCCTGTCTGCGAATAACTATTTTGTAATTCCTGCCTATTTATTCCTTTTATCAGTTATTTATCTATTTTTTAGTTTCCCGCTTAATTTCTACGGTTCGTATTACGTAGAGCACAAATTTAACCTCTCAAATCAAAAACTAAGTAATTGGTTTATTGATCAGTTAAAGTCGTTTATTCTTTCGTATATTATTGGCCTAGTCTTGTTATCGGCATTTTATTTTATCCTGAATCGTTTCCAGCAGAACTGGTGGCTGGTAATTTCTTTGTTTTGGATACTTTTTAGCTTAATTTTAGCAAAGTTAACTCCCACGATTATAATCCCTTTATTCTTTAAGTATAAGAAACTCTCAGATGAGAGCTTAAGAGAGAGGATTATGAATTTGGCTAAGAAAATGGGAGTTAGTTTGCTGGATTGTTTTGAAATTGATTTAAGCTCAAAATCGCTTAAGGCTAATGCTGCTTTTGTAGGCTTAGGCCGCTCAAGAAGAGTTTTATTGGCTGATACGCTCAAGGATAAATATTCTCAGGAGGAAATAGAGGTTATCTTAGCGCACGAATTTGCTCACTATAAGCTTAAACATCTTACGAAGTTGATAATTGTTAATTCGTTGGCAACTTTTCTGGTTTTCTATCTTATTTTTATTACAAATCATTTTGTTTTGAATTTATTCGGGTTTGATTCTTTGTCTCAGATATCAGCTTTGCCAATAGTTTTTATTTATTTCGTTTTATTTGGAGTAATTTCACAGCCTTTAACATGTTTTTATAGCAGAGTGCTTGAGAGAGAAGCAGATAAACTTGCACTAAAGACCACGGGTATGAAAGAAGCTTTTATTTCTACGATGGATAAGCTTGCAACCCAAAACCTCGCAGACAGAAATCCTCACCCAATAATTAAATTCTTTTTCTTCGACCACCCGCCGATTGACGAACGCATCAAATTAGCAAAATAA
- a CDS encoding 50S ribosomal protein L27 — MAGGFSTRKRDRGIKASTGTTVKTGQIIARGLTTYKPGVNVKGLGTIFALCPGKVYFTKKKTSHGKLRTFINVQPTIVKEKPKK, encoded by the coding sequence ATGGCAGGTGGATTTTCAACGAGAAAAAGAGACAGAGGGATTAAAGCTTCAACCGGAACTACGGTAAAAACTGGCCAGATTATCGCAAGGGGCCTTACTACTTATAAGCCCGGAGTTAACGTAAAAGGGCTTGGAACAATCTTCGCTCTTTGCCCAGGTAAGGTTTATTTCACAAAAAAGAAGACCAGCCATGGTAAATTGCGTACTTTTATTAACGTCCAGCCAACTATTGTTAAAGAAAAGCCCAAAAAGTAA
- a CDS encoding MBL fold metallo-hydrolase yields MAVNLKFLGGVRTVTGSCHLVSTEDSQVLLDIGLFQGKRDQFYEINTTFDFNVRRINALIISHAHIDHCGNLPSLVKAGLRSKIFATSATKDLCKLMLEDSGKIQEEDIRYVNKINRRLNLPLRKPLYNMKEASKAARRIHPVSYKQRLGLTKDIYFTLFDAGHILGSSVVVLEIKEEQKTIRLGYAVDLGRKGLPMLNDPTVLKGLDYLILESTYGGRLHSPIEEAKSKLKEVINRTIERKGKVIIPSFTLERAQEVIYFLNELLKEKEIPIVPIYVDSPLATDITDAFQCHADYMDKKTCDAINKGDNPFEFLNLRFIKDQQESKMLNTDKRPMIIISGSGMCESGRVLHHLKNNIEDSRNTVLVVGYMAKDTLGRRIVEKVPFVRIYGIECELNAEVAVINAFSGHADKNDLAEFVSDCLPLKRIFLVHGELEQTQALFDTLTQKGLNAYIPTKGEEVLLD; encoded by the coding sequence ATGGCAGTTAATCTTAAATTCTTAGGGGGGGTCCGGACGGTAACAGGCTCATGCCATCTGGTTTCAACAGAAGATTCACAGGTGTTGCTTGATATAGGGCTCTTTCAGGGAAAACGTGATCAGTTTTATGAGATAAATACTACTTTTGATTTTAATGTGCGTAGAATTAACGCTCTGATTATTTCCCACGCGCATATTGATCATTGCGGAAATCTTCCAAGCTTGGTTAAGGCAGGGCTTCGTTCAAAAATATTTGCAACAAGTGCCACTAAGGATTTGTGTAAGCTTATGCTGGAAGATTCGGGTAAGATTCAAGAGGAAGATATAAGGTATGTTAATAAGATTAACAGAAGGTTGAACCTGCCATTAAGAAAGCCGCTTTATAATATGAAAGAGGCAAGTAAAGCAGCAAGAAGAATCCATCCGGTTTCTTATAAACAAAGGCTTGGGCTAACCAAAGATATCTATTTTACTTTATTTGATGCAGGGCACATCCTGGGTTCTTCTGTTGTTGTGCTTGAAATAAAGGAAGAGCAGAAAACAATCCGGCTTGGTTACGCGGTTGATTTAGGCAGAAAAGGGCTTCCTATGTTAAATGACCCAACCGTATTAAAGGGGCTGGATTATTTGATCCTGGAGTCTACTTACGGCGGAAGGCTGCATTCTCCGATAGAAGAAGCAAAGTCAAAGTTGAAAGAAGTGATTAACCGGACTATCGAACGAAAAGGCAAGGTTATTATTCCTTCTTTTACCCTTGAACGCGCCCAAGAAGTTATTTATTTCTTAAATGAGCTTTTGAAAGAAAAAGAGATTCCAATAGTTCCTATTTATGTGGATAGCCCGTTAGCAACTGATATAACCGATGCTTTTCAGTGCCACGCTGACTATATGGATAAAAAGACATGCGATGCGATAAACAAAGGGGATAACCCTTTTGAATTCTTAAACCTTCGTTTTATCAAGGATCAGCAGGAATCAAAGATGTTAAATACAGATAAGCGTCCGATGATTATTATCTCAGGAAGCGGGATGTGTGAATCCGGAAGGGTCCTACACCATCTAAAAAATAATATTGAAGATTCCCGGAATACGGTTCTGGTTGTCGGATATATGGCAAAAGATACGTTAGGTAGAAGAATTGTGGAAAAAGTGCCTTTTGTGCGAATTTATGGCATTGAATGTGAGTTAAACGCGGAAGTAGCGGTGATTAATGCCTTTTCCGGGCATGCAGATAAAAATGACCTTGCGGAATTTGTTTCTGATTGCCTTCCTCTAAAACGCATATTCTTAGTGCATGGGGAACTTGAGCAGACCCAGGCTTTATTTGATACACTTACCCAAAAGGGGCTTAATGCTTATATCCCGACCAAAGGTGAAGAAGTCTTGCTAGATTAG
- a CDS encoding VTT domain-containing protein, translated as MGFGKYRQGFGFFVLIASLFVFWWLGTSLNIHIPALQDKLGSFPGLISAFLYVLAYVIVTFFLFFSKDVFWIAGAFLFGPFLSALYICIAEIINAYILFYLSRFLGRAYVKESLSKKYKNLDYKLGRISFFWLFIFRAAPVIPYRFMDMASGLTGMSFRKYLAAVIFGTPLKMFWIQYIIANIGVNIFKDPNLIVQFFLNNRIFLLFSLTYIILILAVIYKLRFFKEKYGS; from the coding sequence ATGGGTTTTGGCAAATACAGGCAAGGGTTTGGATTTTTTGTTCTGATAGCGTCATTATTTGTTTTCTGGTGGCTTGGCACCTCGCTTAATATACATATCCCCGCTTTACAGGATAAATTAGGCAGTTTCCCCGGTTTAATCAGCGCTTTTTTATATGTCTTAGCATACGTAATAGTAACCTTTTTCTTATTTTTCTCTAAAGATGTTTTCTGGATAGCCGGAGCTTTTTTATTCGGCCCATTTTTAAGTGCATTATATATTTGTATTGCTGAAATAATTAATGCTTATATATTGTTTTATCTTTCAAGGTTTCTGGGAAGAGCATATGTTAAAGAATCCTTGTCTAAGAAATATAAGAATCTGGATTACAAATTGGGCAGGATTAGCTTTTTTTGGCTTTTTATCTTTCGTGCTGCTCCGGTTATCCCTTATAGATTTATGGATATGGCATCCGGGCTTACCGGGATGAGCTTTAGAAAGTATTTAGCGGCAGTTATTTTCGGCACTCCGCTAAAGATGTTTTGGATCCAATATATAATTGCTAATATAGGGGTAAATATTTTTAAAGACCCGAATCTAATTGTGCAATTTTTTCTAAACAACCGTATTTTCTTGCTATTTAGCTTAACATATATTATATTAATTCTAGCTGTGATTTATAAACTAAGGTTTTTTAAGGAAAAATATGGCAGTTAA